A region of the Oceanococcus sp. HetDA_MAG_MS8 genome:
GGCTGGATATTCGCCTGGGCGCTCGCGTGAAGGGTGCTGAGGTAAAACGCGGCAAGGTAGAAGTGGAGTTCACCTACAAGGGCGAAGACCACAAAGAAACCTTCGATAAGCTCATCGTTGCCGTGGGTCGCCGCCCTTACACCGAAGGCTTGTTCAAATCGGATGCTGCCCTGGAGCTGGACGAGAAGGGCTTCGTTGCGGTTGACGAGGAATATCGCACCAATCTGCCCAAGGTCTACGCCTGTGGCGACTGTATCGGCGGACTCATGCTGGCGCATAAAGCCATGGAAGAGGGCGTTGCCGTTGCCGAGATCATTGCTGGACATGCCGCGCAGGTGAACTACGCCACCGTACCTTCGATTATTTACACCTCACCGGAGGTGGCCTGGGTGGGGCAAACCGAAGATGCCCTGAAAGCCGCGGGTACCGACTACAAGTCCGGCAGCGTGTCCTTTGCAGGTAATGGCCGTGCCAAAGCCATGGAACAGGCCGTTGGCCAGGTCAAAATTTTGGCCGATGCCAAGACTGATCGCATCCTAGGGGTACATATGGTGGGGCCTATGGTGGGCGAACTGCTCTCAGAGGCCGTCGTGGCTATGGAGTTTGGCGCTAGCGCTGAAGACCTCCAGCTCACCATGCATGGCCATCCGACTCTATCGGAGACGGTCCATGAAGCGGCCTTATCGGTTGATGGGCGAGCGATCCACGCCATGAACAAGAAGAAGCGCTGATCGCAATGCGCAAGCTTCTGATGCGGGCCGCGTGTGCGGCCCTTTTCGCTTGTCCGCTCAATGCTCTGTCCTCCGAGCTGCGCATCAGCTTTGGCAACGACAGTTTGCGCGGAGAATTCCTGCAAGCCCTTGGCGAGCCTGTGGCGGATAGTGCCCCCACACTTCATGCTGGGGTTCTGTACCGCGAAGAAAGCGACAGCGACGGCACCTTGGGACACGCCGGCTTAGTCATCTATGGTGACGCCGGATCCGAAGAGGTTATTCTTCAAGCGGGTATTGGTGGGCGTCTCTACCTCTTGTCCACCGATCCAGACATCAACGGAGCTGCTCTGGCCATGGGCGGTGCTGTCCTCGGACGCCTACCCGGCGTCGATCGCTTGGGCGCTTTTGGCGGAGTCTGGTACGCGCCCAGGGTCAGCGCCTTTGGGGAGCTTGATCGCGCCCTGGAGATCAACCTTGGCGTTGAGTATCAATTGCTGCGGCAAGCCGCATTAAGCCTAGGCTGGCGACGCATTGAGTTTAAAACTCAGGATGGGCCTAGCTTCGACTTTGAAGATAGCGCATTTGTTGGCTTTAAGTTCCTTTTCTAAACCTCTAATTTAAAAAGATTTATGGCAGGTCATTCCAAGTGGGCGAATATCCAGCACCGAAAAGGAGCACAGGATAAAAAACGCGGCGCCCTGTTCACCAAGTTGGTTCGGGAAATAACCGTGGCAGCCCGCATGGGTGGTGCCGACCCAGACATGAATCCACGGCTACGTCTGGCAGTCGATAAGGCCAACGGGCAAAGCATGCCCAAAGACAATATCGAGCGCGCCATCAAAAAAGGCGCTGGCCTGCTCGAGGGCGAAACCTACGAGGAGGTTCGTTACGAGGGCTATGGGCCCCATGGAGTTGCCGTCATTGTTGATTGCGTCACCGATAACCGCAACCGCACCGTGGCTGAGGTTCGACATGCATTCAGCAAGGGTGGGGGCAACTTGGGTACCGAAGGATCAGTCGCCTTCCAATTCGAACACACGGGGCAACTTCTTTTCGCTCCCGGTGTAGATGGCGATCAGCTCATGGAAGTGGCCTTGGAGGCGGGTGCTAAAGATATGGAGCTGTTCGATGACGGCTCGGCCGAGGTACTCACAGAGCCGGCGGACTTCGATAGCGTACGCACAGCGATTACCGAGGCCGGGTTTGAGATTGCCGACGCTGAACTCACCATGCGTGCCATGACCCCTGCTGAAGTTCCCGCCGATGCGCGCGAGTCTATTGAGCGCTTGCTCGAGCGTTTGGATGACCTCGACGATACTCAAAAGGTTTACTCCAACTTAGCGGACGCTGAGGAGTAGTCTGCTTGGCGCCGCGCAGTCTTAGGCGAAACCCTGGGGCTGGTACTACCGGAACGAGCGGGCCATAGGGAGCCGCTGAAGAAGTCCGTGAGCGAAGCAAGGTGGTCCGCCGCCGGCGCGCAGTAAACGCAGCATATGAGACATATGTGAGGCTTTCGAGCACCGCCGGCGGGCTAGATTGTGAGCGCAACGATTTATTCAGCGGCTCCATAGGTTTGGCGGGGTCAGGTCGCCTACAATGTGCCAATGCGCATCTTGGGAATTGATCCAGGCTCGGTTTACACCGGCTACGCCGTCTTGGCTATCGAGGGCAATAAATTGCTCCCTTTGGCGAACGGGCGCTGGCACCTGCGCGGCAGCAGCATTGGTCAGCGCTTACTGCAGCTGCAAGAGAACCTGCAAGACTTAATCGAGGTGCAGCGCCCTAGCGTAGCAGCGGTGGAAACGGTCTTCGTACAAAAGAACCCCAACACCGCTATTAAGTTAGGGCAGGCAAGGGGCGTTATTTTGTGCACCTTGGCACGCTACGCTTTGGATACGCATGAGTACACACCGGCGACCATCAAGCAGACCCTGTGCGGCAATGGCCGCGCTGACAAAGAGCAAATTGGCTGGATGGTCGGGCGCTTGCTTGGTATGCGGCCCGCACCAGAAGCCGATGCCGCAGACGCTGCCGCCGTCGCCATTTGCCATCACCACCATGCGCCCTTACGGCGCTTAAAGGCGGCTCAACAATGATCGGACAATTGCGTGGAGAGGTGTGGAGCATCGCTCCGCCCACACTGGTACTTGGTGCTGGTGGTGTGGGCTATGAGCTGGACCTGCCTTTGTCTGCGTTTACGAGCCTACAAGTCGGACAAGCTGACGTCGCTCTCCACACCCACTTAGTGCAACGGGATGACGGCAGCTTTCTGTATGGCTTTTTGGAACTGGGTGAGCGTGAGCTTTTCCGGCGGCTACTGAAAATTTCCGGTGTGGGCCCCAAGCTCGCCTTGGTGTTGCTCTCCAGCCTCCCGCCAGAGAGCTTGGCGCGCTGCGTGCAGGAAGGCGATGTGGGCCCGCTAACGCGAGTTCCGGGCATTGGCAAGAAAACCGCGCAGCGACTGTTATTAGAGCTGCGCGGCAAACTCGACGGTCTGGTGTCCTACCCGGCGCATAACCAAGGGGGCGGTCAGCAACAGCTAGGTCCCCGCGCCGAGGCACAGGCTGCGTTACTCAGCCTGGGATATACGGCCAAAGATGCGGAGCGCATGCTCGATGCCAGTGGCGGCGAAACCCCTCCGGAAGACACCGCCCAATGGCTGAAATTGGCGCTACGCCAGGCGGCTCGCTAAACCATGGAAGTGATTCGCAACCCAGACCTACCGGATAACAGCGCCGAAGACCGTGCCATTCGTCCTCGTCGCCTTCAGGACTATATTGGCCAGAGCGCCGTCCGCGAGCAGATGGATCTCTTCATTGCCGCAGCGAAGAAACGGGGCGAGGCCATGGATCACACGCTCATCTTTGGCCCTCCTGGATTAGGCAAAACCACGCTGGCGTCCATCATCGCCCAGGAGCTTGGTGTGCACCTGCGTTCGACCTCCGGCCCCATCCTCGAAAAACCGGGGGACCTGGCTGCTCAGCTCACCAATTTAGAGCCACATGATGTGCTCTTTGTGGACGAAATTCACCGCTTAAGCCCAGTGGTAGAAGAGGTGCTCTATCCGGCGTTGGAAGACTTTCAGCTGGACATCATGATTGGGGAAGGGCCAGCGGCGCGCAGCGTCAAAATCGACTTGCCTCCTTTCACCTTGGTAGGGGCAACAACTCGGGCTGGCGCACTCACATCTCCACTACGAGACCGTTTCGGCATCGTGCAGCGCCTGCAATACTACAACGCGACGGATCTGGCGCAGATCGTCGAGCGCTCCGCCAATATTCTGCAAGTTCCCATCGAAGGAGATGGCGCTATGCAGATTGCCCGACGCTCCAGAGGCACCCCGCGTATTGCTAACCGGCTTCTGCGGCGAGTGCGGGATTACAGCGAGATTCGTGGGGAAGGGCGCATTACTGCCGATTTGGCCGATGCAGCGCTCAGCATGTTGGAGGTGGATCAGCAGGGCTTCGACAGCATGGATCGACGCCTGCTCACAGTGCTTTGCGAGCATTACAGTGGCGGGCCTACTGGCCTTGATGCCCTGGCTGCAGCAATTTCAGAGTCGCGGGACACCATCGAGGATGTGCTGGAGCCCTATCTGATTCAACAGGGCTATTTGATGCGCACACCGCGAGGTAGGGCTGCGACTCCTAAAACTTGGCTATACCTTGGATTGACGCCACCGCAGGGCAGTGTCGCCGCCCAACATAGCTTATTAGACGCGACGAATGAGGACCTTGATGCAAGTTGAGGCGCCCCCTTGGTTACTGCGTGTTTACTACGAGGATACCGACGCTTCGGGCGTGGTCTACCATGCACGCTACTTGGCATTTTTTGAGCGCGCGCGCACTGAAGCACTACGCGCCGCTGGGTTTTCTCAGCAACAACTCATTGATCAAGAGCAGGTTGCTTTCACCCTAGCGGGTATTGCTGTGCAGTACCGACGGCCGGCCCGCTTAGACGATTCGCTGCGTGTGCACACCACACTGCATTGCCGCCGCGCCCTGATAGAATTTGAGCAAGGTATATACCGGGTTGAGGACAACACTGAGCTCGCTAGCGCCCAAGTTCGCGCTGGTTGCGTCAGCTTGCCTTCCTTTAAGCCCACTCGCATTCCCGCTGCTATCTTGACTGCCCTTGAGGGCCTTCGTGCATGAACCTAAGCCTGTCCCAACTCCTGTTTGCTGCCAGTCCTGTCGTACAGGGCGTGATGCTGCTGCTACTGCTGGCCTCACTCAGCTCTTGGTTTGTGATCTTCCGCAAGCGCGCCATGCTCAGCCGGCAAACCAAATCGGCCGCGAAGTTTGAAGAAATGTTTTGGTCAGGCGGCCGCCTGGCAGACATCTACGAATCTCTGCGCCGGCGCAAGAATGGGGAAGAAGGCCTAGAGGCCTTGTTCCGGGCGGGTTACGAGGAAATCGGCCGGGCGCAGAGTGAGGAAGGTGCTGAAGCTGTGGCATCGGTGCAGCGTTCTTTGCGAGTCGCGCAAATGCGCGAAGTCGATGAGCTGGAAAGTGGACTAGCCTTCTTAGCAACTGTGGGCTCTACAGCACCCTATGTGGGGCTCTTCGGCACCGTCTGGGGCATCATGAACGCCTTTATTGGCTTGGGCAATGTGCAGCAAGCCACCTTGACCCAAGTGGCTCCCGGCATTGCCGAAGCACTTATTGCCACTGCCATTGGTCTGTTCGCTGCTATTCCTGCCGTCATCGCCTACAACACTTTTACTAGTCAACTGACCCGTTTAGAGTCGCGTTTTAATGCCTTTTCTGAAGAGTTTTTAGGCATCGTCGACCGGCATGTACGGGAAGGGCGGCAGCAGTGACCCCGAATCCTCGGCGGCGGCTCGCCCATGAAATCAATGTGGTGCCCTACATTGACGTCATGCTGGTACTGCTTGTCATTTTCATGGTGACCGCGCCATTACTCCAACAAGGGGTCGAAGTCGAGCTGCCACAAGCCAGCGCTGAGGCGCTACCAGCCGACAAAGATGCTGAGCCACTCATCGTGAGTGTAGACGCTCAGGGGCAGCGCTACCTCAATCGCGGTCAAACCCCCGAAGAGCCATTAGACGATGCCGAATTAATTCGGCTCATCCAAATTACGCTTAAGGCCCAACCGGGCTTGGCGGTGGTTGTGGAAGGGGATAGACGCGCCAGCTATGAACAAATTATGCAGGCGATGACCTTGCTGCAGGGGGCAGGAGTCCGCCAGGTCGGTCTCGCCACCCAGCCGGGATAAGCCAACATGCAGCGCACCTCGCAGCGTGGCTTCCAGCGCGCCGATCTGGGCCCATTGCTACTCAGCATTGGCCTCCATCTGGCATTGGCTGCCTTGCTGGTGTTTGGTCTACCGCAATTAACCAGGCCCTTACCCCCTCCTGGTCCCAAAATTGTGGGAACGGTGGTGGAATCACCCACAGCGCGAGCTCTGGAAGAAAAACGGCGCAAGGAAGCTGAACGCCGGGCGCGCGAAGAGGCTGAACGTAAGGCCAAGGCCGAAGCCGAACGTAAAGCGCGGGAGGAGGCCGAGCGCAAGGCCAAGGCCGAAGCCGAACGTAAAGCGCAGGAGGAGGCCGAGCGCAAGGCCAAGGCCGAAGCCGAGCGCAAAGCGCGGGAAGAGGCCGAACGTAAGGCCCAGGCCGAAGCCGAGCGCAAAGCGCGGGAAGAGGCCGAACGTAAGGCCAAGGCCGAAGCCGAGCGCAAAGCGCGGGAAGAGGCCGAGCGCAAGGCCAAGGCCGAAGCCGAGCGCAAAGCGCGCGAAGAGGCCGAACGTAAGGCTAAAGCCGAAGCCGAGCGCAAAGCCCGTGAAAAAGCCCAGCAGGCTAGAGAGGATGCCTTAGAAGCCGCGATGCGCGAGGAGGAACAGCGCATACAGCAAGCTCAAGACGCGCAAGATGCCAATCGTTGGGCAGAACAAATCGCCGATGAGATCCTGCGGGAATGGGTAAGGCCTTCAGGCGCACCGGCCGACTTCTCCTGCGAGGTGCGCGTCGAACTCTCGTTATATGGTGATGTCCTTCAACGTGAGATCATTCGATCCTGCGGTAACGAGTTTTTAGATAACTCCGTATTGCAAGCTGTGGATCAGGCGAGTCCCTTGCCATTGCCGCGCAATTCACGGGTATTTCAAACCACTATCAACATTACCTTTGAGCCTTTGTAATGGCCTTATTCGTTTTATCTCGCAGTGCTCCCCTCGCGTTACTGCTGACTATTCTCGGCTGTGGGCTGGCCCAGGCGGCGCTGGACGTCACCGTACGTGGCGGCCGCCAAGCTCCGGTTCCGGTGGCTGTAGTTCCCTTTGCCAACAATGGGGATCTGACCGACGTCGCAAAGGTCGTCGCGCAGGACCTACAGAGCTCAGGGCTATTCTCCCCATTAGACCCGAATGACATGTTGGCGCGGCCCAGCCAGCCCAAAGATGTGAAGTTCATCAACTGGCGAACCATCAGCGCGCAGCATCTGGTCATCGGCACCTTAGAGCCTCGCGATGCTAGCTCTAGCCTGATTCGCTTTTGGTTGCTCAATGTGACTCAAGAGCGAGAGTCTCTGGCCTATACGATCCCGGCGCGCAATAGCGACCTACGCTACGCGGCGCACCGAATTGCCGATCTGATTTACCAAGAGCTCACTGGCATCCGTGGCGTTTTCAATACGGACATCACCTACGTAGTTGCCCGTGGGCGAGGCGACCAACGCGAGTTTCAGCTCGTCATGGCGGACGCTGACGGCGCTAACGAGCGACTGCTGACTCGCTCAGACGAGCCGCTGCTGTCTCCGACCTTTTCCAAGCAACGTGACAAGGTGGCTTATGTGGCATTTCAGCAAGGGATGCCAGGAATTTTTGTGCAAACGCTCGCGACTGGTGCCATTACGCCGTTGCTGTCCAAGCCTGGCATCAATGGTGCTCCTGCCTTCGCTCCTGATGGGCAGCGGCTGGCGGTGACTTTGTCCTTTGAAGGCAACCCTGAAATCTACTGGGTCGATCTGCAAACACAACGGCTCACACGCTTAACCCGTAGCTCTGCCATCGACACCGAACCCGTGTGGTCGCCGGATGGGCGGAGTATTTACTTCACCTCTGACCGCGCTGGAAAAGCCCAGATCTACCGCATGGACTCTACGGGTGGCGGAGTTGAGCGGCTGACCTTCGAAGGGCTGAGCAATGCGCGGGCGGATGTGTCACCAGATGGGCGCAAATTGACTTACGTTCAGCAAACAGCCAATGGTTATCAGGTGGTCGTGCATGACCTACGGACGAACGATACACGTTTGCTCACACCTGGCCCCTTGGATGAGAGCCCGCGCTTTGCGCCCAACGGCGACGTGATAATCTATTCAACCAAGGGTCGAGGAAATCAGGCAGAGCTCGCCACCGTCACGATTAGCTCGGGGGTCCGCCGCGAGCTGCGTCAGGCAGGCGATGTGCGCGAGCCAGCATGGTCCCCATTTACAGATTGAAGAACAGCGGAGTCCGCATTCCCGTGAGAATTTTTTCTATTGCCATCGCTTTAAGCGGCACCGTGCTGTTAGGCGCCTGCGCCTCAACGGATGACAAGAATAGCCCTGTCTTTGATGCCCCAAGCTCCAGCGACGAGTCGGGTATTCAGGGTCGTGAGCTGCGCAATCGTCCAGACCTCAGCGCAGAACCTGCTGACCTCAGCGACTTGCGTGACGGAATAGAACCCGCGGACGCATTCGATGCACTAGCCACCGTGGTGTACTTCGAGTTCGACTCCGCCCAACTGAACCCCCAAGCTCTGCAGATCATTGAAGAGCACGCAAGACGCCTCCGTGGTCAGGCGGATGCACGCTTACGTTTAGAAGGCCACACCGACGAACGTGGCACCCGCGAATACAACATCGCACTGGGTGAGCGGCGCGCCGAGTCCGTCCGCCGAGCTTTGCTGCTACGCGGCGCATCTCGCGCTCAAGTTTCGGTAGTGAGTTATGGCGAAGAAAGCCCAGCCGCTTACGGTAGTACTGAACAAGCTTGGGTGAAGAACCGCCGAGTAGAGTTCCGTTACCTGCGATAAACCACGC
Encoded here:
- the lpdA gene encoding dihydrolipoyl dehydrogenase; the encoded protein is MSKDYDVIVIGGGPAGYVAAIRAAQLGLKTACIDAWLNRDDTPAFGGTCLNAGCIPSKAMLESSELFHKAQHEFATHGIEVGKVKLNLEAMQERKAGITKQLTSGIQGLFKANKVDGLHGKGCIQGSGEVEYTDLEGESKTLSCEHIIVASGSAPTQLPMAKFDGKHILDSWDALDLDAVPKKLGVIGAGVIGTELGSVWSRLGSEVVLLEAMESFLDGIADSAIAKDALRQFGKQGLDIRLGARVKGAEVKRGKVEVEFTYKGEDHKETFDKLIVAVGRRPYTEGLFKSDAALELDEKGFVAVDEEYRTNLPKVYACGDCIGGLMLAHKAMEEGVAVAEIIAGHAAQVNYATVPSIIYTSPEVAWVGQTEDALKAAGTDYKSGSVSFAGNGRAKAMEQAVGQVKILADAKTDRILGVHMVGPMVGELLSEAVVAMEFGASAEDLQLTMHGHPTLSETVHEAALSVDGRAIHAMNKKKR
- a CDS encoding YebC/PmpR family DNA-binding transcriptional regulator — translated: MAGHSKWANIQHRKGAQDKKRGALFTKLVREITVAARMGGADPDMNPRLRLAVDKANGQSMPKDNIERAIKKGAGLLEGETYEEVRYEGYGPHGVAVIVDCVTDNRNRTVAEVRHAFSKGGGNLGTEGSVAFQFEHTGQLLFAPGVDGDQLMEVALEAGAKDMELFDDGSAEVLTEPADFDSVRTAITEAGFEIADAELTMRAMTPAEVPADARESIERLLERLDDLDDTQKVYSNLADAEE
- the ruvC gene encoding crossover junction endodeoxyribonuclease RuvC, whose protein sequence is MPMRILGIDPGSVYTGYAVLAIEGNKLLPLANGRWHLRGSSIGQRLLQLQENLQDLIEVQRPSVAAVETVFVQKNPNTAIKLGQARGVILCTLARYALDTHEYTPATIKQTLCGNGRADKEQIGWMVGRLLGMRPAPEADAADAAAVAICHHHHAPLRRLKAAQQ
- the ruvA gene encoding Holliday junction branch migration protein RuvA, with the translated sequence MIGQLRGEVWSIAPPTLVLGAGGVGYELDLPLSAFTSLQVGQADVALHTHLVQRDDGSFLYGFLELGERELFRRLLKISGVGPKLALVLLSSLPPESLARCVQEGDVGPLTRVPGIGKKTAQRLLLELRGKLDGLVSYPAHNQGGGQQQLGPRAEAQAALLSLGYTAKDAERMLDASGGETPPEDTAQWLKLALRQAAR
- the ruvB gene encoding Holliday junction branch migration DNA helicase RuvB yields the protein MEVIRNPDLPDNSAEDRAIRPRRLQDYIGQSAVREQMDLFIAAAKKRGEAMDHTLIFGPPGLGKTTLASIIAQELGVHLRSTSGPILEKPGDLAAQLTNLEPHDVLFVDEIHRLSPVVEEVLYPALEDFQLDIMIGEGPAARSVKIDLPPFTLVGATTRAGALTSPLRDRFGIVQRLQYYNATDLAQIVERSANILQVPIEGDGAMQIARRSRGTPRIANRLLRRVRDYSEIRGEGRITADLADAALSMLEVDQQGFDSMDRRLLTVLCEHYSGGPTGLDALAAAISESRDTIEDVLEPYLIQQGYLMRTPRGRAATPKTWLYLGLTPPQGSVAAQHSLLDATNEDLDAS
- a CDS encoding YbgC/FadM family acyl-CoA thioesterase, giving the protein MQVEAPPWLLRVYYEDTDASGVVYHARYLAFFERARTEALRAAGFSQQQLIDQEQVAFTLAGIAVQYRRPARLDDSLRVHTTLHCRRALIEFEQGIYRVEDNTELASAQVRAGCVSLPSFKPTRIPAAILTALEGLRA
- the tolQ gene encoding protein TolQ gives rise to the protein MNLSLSQLLFAASPVVQGVMLLLLLASLSSWFVIFRKRAMLSRQTKSAAKFEEMFWSGGRLADIYESLRRRKNGEEGLEALFRAGYEEIGRAQSEEGAEAVASVQRSLRVAQMREVDELESGLAFLATVGSTAPYVGLFGTVWGIMNAFIGLGNVQQATLTQVAPGIAEALIATAIGLFAAIPAVIAYNTFTSQLTRLESRFNAFSEEFLGIVDRHVREGRQQ
- a CDS encoding ExbD/TolR family protein; protein product: MLVLLVIFMVTAPLLQQGVEVELPQASAEALPADKDAEPLIVSVDAQGQRYLNRGQTPEEPLDDAELIRLIQITLKAQPGLAVVVEGDRRASYEQIMQAMTLLQGAGVRQVGLATQPG
- the tolA gene encoding cell envelope integrity protein TolA, which codes for MQRTSQRGFQRADLGPLLLSIGLHLALAALLVFGLPQLTRPLPPPGPKIVGTVVESPTARALEEKRRKEAERRAREEAERKAKAEAERKAREEAERKAKAEAERKAQEEAERKAKAEAERKAREEAERKAQAEAERKAREEAERKAKAEAERKAREEAERKAKAEAERKAREEAERKAKAEAERKAREKAQQAREDALEAAMREEEQRIQQAQDAQDANRWAEQIADEILREWVRPSGAPADFSCEVRVELSLYGDVLQREIIRSCGNEFLDNSVLQAVDQASPLPLPRNSRVFQTTINITFEPL
- the tolB gene encoding Tol-Pal system beta propeller repeat protein TolB; amino-acid sequence: MALFVLSRSAPLALLLTILGCGLAQAALDVTVRGGRQAPVPVAVVPFANNGDLTDVAKVVAQDLQSSGLFSPLDPNDMLARPSQPKDVKFINWRTISAQHLVIGTLEPRDASSSLIRFWLLNVTQERESLAYTIPARNSDLRYAAHRIADLIYQELTGIRGVFNTDITYVVARGRGDQREFQLVMADADGANERLLTRSDEPLLSPTFSKQRDKVAYVAFQQGMPGIFVQTLATGAITPLLSKPGINGAPAFAPDGQRLAVTLSFEGNPEIYWVDLQTQRLTRLTRSSAIDTEPVWSPDGRSIYFTSDRAGKAQIYRMDSTGGGVERLTFEGLSNARADVSPDGRKLTYVQQTANGYQVVVHDLRTNDTRLLTPGPLDESPRFAPNGDVIIYSTKGRGNQAELATVTISSGVRRELRQAGDVREPAWSPFTD
- the pal gene encoding peptidoglycan-associated lipoprotein Pal — encoded protein: MVPIYRLKNSGVRIPVRIFSIAIALSGTVLLGACASTDDKNSPVFDAPSSSDESGIQGRELRNRPDLSAEPADLSDLRDGIEPADAFDALATVVYFEFDSAQLNPQALQIIEEHARRLRGQADARLRLEGHTDERGTREYNIALGERRAESVRRALLLRGASRAQVSVVSYGEESPAAYGSTEQAWVKNRRVEFRYLR